From Oryzias melastigma strain HK-1 linkage group LG15, ASM292280v2, whole genome shotgun sequence, one genomic window encodes:
- the LOC112162073 gene encoding cystatin-C, translated as MLFIISLCLPLHLRMMWKCAFPFLAALLTVGLAQVPGGVTDISANDEGVQAALKFAMEEYNKGTSDQYLFKVEEVIKAQVQVVEGFKYFLTVKISKTLCRKNTNVSRCPVITKPSMAQSYKCTFVVWDRSWLNDTQLLEQKCY; from the exons ATGTTGTTCATCATTTCGTTGTGTCTCCCGCTGCATCTAAGGATGATGTGGAAATGTGCTTTTCCGTTCTTGGCAGCCCTGCTAACTGTTGGGTTAGCTCAGGTTCCAGGAGGTGTGACAGACATCAGCGCCAACGATGAGGGAGTACAAGCTGCGCTGAAATTTGCTATGGAGGAATACAACAAGGGTACTAGTGACCAATACCTCTTCAAGGTGGAGGAGGTGATCAAGGCTCAGGTTCAG GTGGTTGAAGGTTTCAAATACTTCCTGACTGTGAAAATATCCAAAACTCTGTGCAGAAAGAACACCAATGTTTCCAGGTGCCCAGTCATCACAAAGCCATCGATGGCTCAG AGCTACAAATGCACCTTCGTTGTGTGGGATCGCTCATGGCTCAATGATACACAACTGCTGGAGCAAAAGTGCtactaa
- the LOC112161583 gene encoding cystatin-C, which yields MWKVVFLFLAATFAIGTGVMVGGVSDGDINDEGAKKALNFAVDQHNSRTNDMYLRQVAEVVKVQKQVVAGIKYIITVKMARTLCRKNGTGEECTIPEDPAQAQPYQCKFGVWSRPWLKEMTVVEEKCN from the exons atgtggaaagttgtttttcttttcctcgcGGCCACGTTCGCTATTGGAACTGGCGTCATGGTGGGGGGTGTTAGTGACGGAGACATCAACGACGAAGGAGCTAAAAAGGCTCTGAATTTCGCCGTCGACCAACATAACAGCCGCACCAACGACATGTACCTGCGTCAAGTGGCAGAAGTGGTGAAGGTGCAGAAGCAG GTGGTTGCTGGGATCAAGTACATTATTACTGTCAAAATGGCCAGAACCCTCTGCAGAAAGAACGGGACAGGAGAAGAATGCACCATCCCAGAAGATCCGGCTCAAGCCCAG CCCTACCAGTGCAAGTTCGGCGTGTGGAGTCGCCCATGGCTCAAGGAAATGACGGTGGTGGAGGAGAAGTGCAACTAA
- the mgme1 gene encoding mitochondrial genome maintenance exonuclease 1 isoform X2, translating to MFYLDRWKRRMVAELGEEGFKQYSQNIFKQGKLFHSALEHILMSGVTWTSGTPEYPPDVQGYLQSISHILEDVRAVRAIESTVQHGPLNYLGVVDCVARYRGVLCVIDWKTSEKPKPFLSNTYDNPVQVAAYAGALNADENYEYQVENGLIVVAYKDGSPAHAHKLDSELMSEYWKTWLLRLEEFTEQRANQGSTTSAEKK from the exons ATGTTCTACCTGGACAGATGGAAGAGGAGGATGGTCGCTGAGCTGGGAGAGGAAGGCTTCAAGCAGTACAGTCAAA ataTATTCAAACAGGGAAAGCTTTTCCATTCGGCTCTGGAGCACATTCTGATGTCAGGAGTGACATGGACATCTGGGACACCAGAGTATCCACCTGATGTCCAGGGATACCTTCAGAGCATCTCCCACATTCTGGAGGATGTCAGGGCAGTGAGAGCGATTGAAAGCACGGTGCAGCACGGTCCTCTCAACTACCTGGGAGTTGTAGACTGTGTAGCTCGCTACAG GGGTGTTCTGTGTGTCATCGACTggaaaacttcagaaaaacccAAACCATTCCTGAGCAACACTTACGACAACCCTGTTCAAGTGGCAGCCTATGCAGGGGCTTTAAATGCAGATGAAAACTACGAATACCAG GTTGAAAATGGTCTCATTGTTGTGGCTTACAAGGATGGCTCGCCTGCTCACGCCCACAAGCTGGACTCAGAGCTGATGTCAGAGTACTGGAAAACATGGCTGCTACGCCTCGAAGAATTCACAGAACAAAG AGCCAATCAGGGATCAACCACTTCTGCAGAGAAGAAGTAA
- the LOC112162003 gene encoding cystatin: MWKLFFPFLAALLALGFGRHRDGGMDANANDPDVQKALQVAMDEYNRNSPDNHLFKVVTVLRVQKKMVEGYMYTLTVIIAKTSCRKGRRHGRCHILLNPQRAEFHRCKFVVLNGGFVPQWTLLEQRCF, translated from the exons ATGtggaaattgttttttcctttcctaGCAGCCCTGCTTGCTCTTGGGTTTGGCCGACACCGAGACGGTGGAATGGACGCCAACGCCAACGATCCAGACGTCCAGAAAGCTCTACAAGTTGCCATGGATGAATACAACAGAAACTCCCCAGATAATCACCTCTTCAAAGTGGTGACTGTTCTAAGGGTTCAGAAAAAG ATGGTGGAAGGCTACATGTACACCCTGACTGTGATAATAGCAAAAACCAGTTGCAGAAAAGGCAGAAGGCATGGGCGGTGCCACATCCTCCTGAATCCACAGCGCGCAGAG TTTCATCGATGCAAATTCGTGGTGTTAAACGGTGGGTTTGTACCACAGTGGACGCTGCTGGAACAGAGGTGCTTTTAG
- the LOC112161970 gene encoding cystatin: MWKLAVLFLTALFAVGFGQMPGGVTDIDINDEGAQFALNHAMEKYNRDSNDVYLYKVVKVIKVQGQVVEGYKYIITVRIARTLCRKDSVIGLCSITNHPNVKIFLCKFVVWSRPWLNDWQVLEAKCH, translated from the exons ATGTGGAAGCTTGCTGTTCTTTTTCTCACAGCCCTGTTTGCTGTCGGCTTTGGTCAAATGCCAGGAGGTGTGACGGATATAGACATCAACGATGAAGGAGCCCAATTTGCTCTGAACCATGCTATGGAGAAATACAACAGAGACTCCAATGACGTTTACCTCTACAAAGTGGTGAAGGTGATCAAGGTTCAAGGACAG GTGGTGGAGGGGTACAAGTACATTATAACTGTACGAATTGCAAGAACCCTGTGCAGGAAGGACAGTGTGATTGGATTGTGCTCCATCACAAATCACCCTAACGTTAAG ATTTTCCTTTGCAAATTCGTCGTGTGGAGCCGTCCATGGCTCAATGATTGGCAGGTGCTAGAAGCAAAGTGCCATTAG
- the snx5 gene encoding sorting nexin-5, whose amino-acid sequence MSSFDDNNKERLRSVSVDLNNDASLLIDIPDALCERDKVKFTVHTKTTLSSFQKPEFSVPRQHEDFIWLHDTLVETEDYAGLIIPPAPPKPDFESPREKMHKLGEGEATMTKEEYTKMKQELEAEYLAVFKKTVQVHEVFLQRLSSHPILSKDRNFQIFLEYDQDLSVRRKNAKEMFGGFFKNMVKSADEVLIAGVKEVDDFFEQEKTFLLDYFSKIKDATAKAEKMTRSHKNIADDYIRLSATLNSLSAEESTANKKTLDHISDLFEKLRKVEGRVASDEELKLTELLRYYMRDIQAAKDLLYRRARALADYENSNKALDKARLKGKDVSQAEEHQQRCLQKFDNLSESGKKELTNFKARRVVAFRKNLVEMAELEVKHAKNNMTLLQGCIELLSSN is encoded by the exons ATGTCCTCGTTTGACGATAACAACAAAGAAAGG CTGCGTTCTGTGTCTGTGGATTTAAACAATGATGCATCTCTTCTCATCGACATCCCCGACGCGCTCTGTGAAAGGGATAAAGTCAAGTTCACGGTCCACACAAag aCCACACTAAGCTCATTCCAGAAGCCAGAGTTCTCTGTTCCCAGGCAGCATGAAGACTTCATCTGGTTACACGACACTTTGGTTGAAACTGAGGACTACGCTGGTCTAATA ATACCCCCAGCCCCCCCAAAGCCTGACTTTGAGAGCCCCAGAGAGAAGATGCACAAACTTGGGGAAGGTGAAGCCACTATGACAAAAGAGGAATACACTAAAATGAAGCAGGAGCTGGAGGC TGAATACCTGGCTGTCTTCAAGAAAACCGTTCAAGTTCATGAAGTCTTCCTGCAAAGACTGTCGTCTCATCCCATTTTAAGCAAAGACagaaactttcagatttttctggAGTATGACCAGGAT CTGAGTGTCAGGAGAAAGAATGCCAAGGAGATGTTTGGAGGGTTCTTTAAAAACATGGTTAAGTCTGCAGACGAGGTCCTCATCGCTGGAGTAAAG GAAGTGGATGACTTTTTTGAGCAGGAGAAGACGTTTTTGCTCGACTACTTCAGCAAGATAAAAGATGCCACTGCCAAGGCGGAGAAAATGACACGCTCTCACAAAA ATATTGCAGATGATTACATTCGCCTTTCTGCCACTTTAAACAGCCTGTCTGCCGAAGAGAGCACAGCAAACAAGAA aACCTTGGACCATATCTCCGATCTGTTTGAGAAGCTCAGA aAAGTGGAAGGGAGAGTGGCATCAGATGAGGAGCTGAAACTCACAGAGTTACTGAGATATTACATGAGGGACATCCAAGCTGCAAAG GACCTTCTGTACCGGAGAGCCCGAGCTTTGGCCGACTACGAGAACTCCAACAAGGCGTTGGACAAAGCTCGGCTCAAAGGCAAGGACGTTTCTCAGGCAGAGGAGCACCAGCAGCGCTGCCTGCAGAAATTTGACAATCTCTCAGAGTCTGGAAAGAAAG AACTCACTAATTTCAAGGCCAGACGTGTTGTTGCCTTCAGGAAGAACCTGGTCGAAATGGCTGAGCTTGAAGTAAAACACGCCAAG AACAACATGACTCTTTTGCAAGGATGCATTGAGCTGCTCAGCAGTAACTGA
- the mgme1 gene encoding mitochondrial genome maintenance exonuclease 1 isoform X1, with amino-acid sequence MFTLSRVFSSGSIIVFQSTALPVSYFSACHCLTYPKKNSPYSAVDSERYSSLVKAVMTSRVSSQTPESLQVEDEHIYGPVVKAQKLSRPEMREPKTLHPFLNPERILATDESGPPVRIHLNRSKSFAPSVTRILQQTLSTEQMFYLDRWKRRMVAELGEEGFKQYSQNIFKQGKLFHSALEHILMSGVTWTSGTPEYPPDVQGYLQSISHILEDVRAVRAIESTVQHGPLNYLGVVDCVARYRGVLCVIDWKTSEKPKPFLSNTYDNPVQVAAYAGALNADENYEYQVENGLIVVAYKDGSPAHAHKLDSELMSEYWKTWLLRLEEFTEQRANQGSTTSAEKK; translated from the exons ATGTTTACTCTTAGCCGTGTTTTTTCCTCTGGAAGCATCATCGTCTTTCAAAGCACCGCCCTCCCAGTGAGCTACTTTTCTGCCTGTCATTGCCTGACATATCCCAAAAAGAACAGTCCTTACAGTGCAGTGGACAGTGAACGCTACTCTTCTCTTGTGAAAGCTGTCATGACATCTAGGGTCAGCTCTCAAACTCCAGAGAGCCTTCAAGTGGAGGACGAGCACATTTATGGACCTGTTGTTAAAGCTCAGAAGCTCTCAAGACCAGAGATGAGGGAACCCAAAACCCTCCATCCTTTCCTTAACCCAGAACGGATACTGGCCACAGATGAATCAGGACCACCAGTCCGAATTCATCTAAACCGAAGCAAATCTTTTGCACCCAGTGTGACGAGGATTCTTCAACAGACACTTTCTACTGAACAGATGTTCTACCTGGACAGATGGAAGAGGAGGATGGTCGCTGAGCTGGGAGAGGAAGGCTTCAAGCAGTACAGTCAAA ataTATTCAAACAGGGAAAGCTTTTCCATTCGGCTCTGGAGCACATTCTGATGTCAGGAGTGACATGGACATCTGGGACACCAGAGTATCCACCTGATGTCCAGGGATACCTTCAGAGCATCTCCCACATTCTGGAGGATGTCAGGGCAGTGAGAGCGATTGAAAGCACGGTGCAGCACGGTCCTCTCAACTACCTGGGAGTTGTAGACTGTGTAGCTCGCTACAG GGGTGTTCTGTGTGTCATCGACTggaaaacttcagaaaaacccAAACCATTCCTGAGCAACACTTACGACAACCCTGTTCAAGTGGCAGCCTATGCAGGGGCTTTAAATGCAGATGAAAACTACGAATACCAG GTTGAAAATGGTCTCATTGTTGTGGCTTACAAGGATGGCTCGCCTGCTCACGCCCACAAGCTGGACTCAGAGCTGATGTCAGAGTACTGGAAAACATGGCTGCTACGCCTCGAAGAATTCACAGAACAAAG AGCCAATCAGGGATCAACCACTTCTGCAGAGAAGAAGTAA
- the LOC112161986 gene encoding cystatin, which translates to MWKSAFLFLTVLLAVGFSTRDPNGGVDANDPDVQKALQVAMEEYNKKSTDMYLFKVVKINRIVKEMWDGYTYTMDVVIARTVCRRGSMAQSCPVFINPHQAKSYRCTFVVLNGGFIPQWMLLEQRCY; encoded by the exons ATGTGgaaatctgcttttcttttcctcacaGTCCTGCTTGCTGTTGGGTTTAGTACTCGTGACCCAAATGGTGGAGTGGACGCCAACGATCCAGACGTCCAGAAAGCTCTACAAGTTGCCATGGAGgaatacaacaaaaaatccACAGATATGTATCTCTTCAAAGTGGTGAAGATTAACAGGATTGTGAAAGAG ATGTGGGACGGTTACACGTACACCATGGATGTGGTGATTGCACGAACCGTGTGCAGAAGGGGCAGCATGGCTCAGTCTTGTCCTGTCTTCATAAATCCACATCAGGCTAAG TCTTATCGATGCACGTTTGTGGTGTTAAATGGTGGTTTCATACCACAATGGATGCTGCTGGAACAGAGGTGCTATTAG
- the si:dkey-76k16.6 gene encoding glycine N-acyltransferase, with protein MELTEDQLIIAENEVKRYLPRSLKVYGFLILRNRVKSEPVTVLVDKWPKFHVIVCKPSYEKESDVFKDILIFANDATILEETIRSPSVFEWTRYLCIGTNRSHMEIIKAVAFEKNVPSNKLSECHVMILEDESRLPSIDCSGFSSGFSLSSLDESHLDLVNQTWKFGKHDGTLGMIRNMIAHFPSRCMLDPEGKPVSWILTYACCAMGMLYTLPEHRGKGYAKAVISSMARTLKAQGYPVYCFVEEENAVSYQLFTSMGFTEDPSDKQVWFGFNKF; from the exons ATGGAGTTGACGGAGGATCAGCTGATAATAGCTGAGAATGAAGTGAAAAGATACCTTCCTCGCTCTTTGAAG GTTTACGGTTTCTTGATTCTTAGAAATCGGGTGAAATCAGAGCCTGTCACGGTTTTGGTGGACAAATGGCCAAAGTTTCACGTGATTGTCTGCAAACCAAGTTACGAAAAG GAGAGCGATGTGTTTAAAGATATTTTGATCTTTGCAAATGATGCAACCATTCTTGAGGAAACAATAAGGAGCCCCAGTGTTTTTGAATGGACCAGGTACCTTTGTATTg GCACCAACCGTTCTCACATGGAAATTATCAAAGCAGTTGCTTTTGAGAAGAATGTGCCCAGCAACAAACTTTCAGAGTGTCACGTGATGATCCTGGAGGATGAATCCAGGCTTCCCTCTATAGACTG CTCAGGGTTCTCCTCAGGGTTCTCCCTGAGCTCCCTCGATGAATCTCACCTTGACTTGGTAAATCAGACCTGGAAGTTCGGGAAGCATGATGGGACTCTCGGAATGATCCGTAACATGATTGCCCATTTCCCTTCGCGCTGCATGCTGGATCCTGAGGGGAAGCCGGTGTCTTGGATCTTGACCTATGCGTGTTGTGCCATGGGGATGTTGTATACTCTGCCAGAGCACAGAGGGAAAGGCTACGCCAAAGCTGTGATCAGCAGCATGGCCAGGACTCTGAAGGCTCAGGGCTACCCCGTCTACTGCTTTGTGGAGGAGGAGAATGCGGTCTCCTACCAGCTCTTTACAAGCATGGGTTTCACTGAAGATCCATCTGACAAACAAGTCTGGTTTGGATTCAATAAATTTTGA